A part of Osmerus mordax isolate fOsmMor3 chromosome 10, fOsmMor3.pri, whole genome shotgun sequence genomic DNA contains:
- the cdk5r1b gene encoding cyclin-dependent kinase 5 activator 1b, with the protein MGTVLSLSPSYRKAALFEDGPATVGHYTAVQNSKNAKDKNMKRHSLINVLPWKRIVAVSAKKKGSKKVQPNAAYQNNVSHLNNENLKKSQSCANLSSFTQDQSTPALTKGSNNGVSSIKKAPLTNSNVAAGTPKRVIVQASTSELLRCLGEFLCRRCYRLKHLSPTDPVLWLRSVDRSLLLQGWQDQGFITPANVVFVYMLCRDVVSSEVATEHELQAVLLTCLYLSYSYMGNEISYPLKPFLVESSKETFWDRCLSIINLMSTKMLQINSDPHYFTQVFADLKNESQKEEERSRLLIGLDR; encoded by the coding sequence ATGGGAACCGTCTTGTCACTCTCGCCCAGCTACCGGAAGGCGGCCCTCTTCGAGGACGGGCCGGCCACCGTGGGCCACTACACGGCCGTGCAAAACAGCAAGAACGCTAAAGACAAGAACATGAAGCGACACTCACTCATTAACGTGCTGCCATGGAAACGGATCGTGGCCGTGTCGGCCAAGAAAAAAGGCTCCAAGAAGGTGCAGCCCAACGCGGCCTACCAGAACAACGTCTCGCATCTCAACAACGAGAACCTGAAGAAGTCGCAGTCCTGCGCCAACCTGTCCAGCTTTACCCAGGACCAAAGCACACCTGCCCTGACCAAGGGCTCCAACAATGGTGTCTCCTCCATTAAGAAGGCCCCTCTGACCAACTCCAACGTAGCCGCCGGCACGCCCAAGAGGGTGATCGTTCAGGCCTCCACCAGCGAGCTGCTTCGCTGCCTGGGGGAGTTCCTGTGCCGGCGCTGCTACCGGCTCAAGCACCTGTCTCCCACCGACCCGGTGCTGTGGCTGCGGAGCGTGGACCGCTCCCTGCTGCTCCAGGGCTGGCAGGACCAGGGCTTCATCACCCCCGCCAACGTGGTTTTTGTCTACATGCTCTGCCGGGACGTGGTGTCCTCTGAGGTGGCCACCGAGCACGAGTTGCAGGCCGTGCTGCTCACCTGCCTCTACCTTTCCTACTCCTACATGGGCAACGAGATCTCCTACCCGCTCAAGCCCTTCCTGGTGGAGAGCTCCAAGGAGACCTTCTGGGACCGCTGCCTGTCCATCATCAACTTGATGAGCACCAAGATGCTCCAGATCAATTCAGACCCGCACTACTTCACCCAGGTGTTTGCTGACCTGAAAAACGAGAgccagaaagaggaggagaggagccgcCTGCTCATCGGCCTGGACCGGTGA